A portion of the Calothrix sp. 336/3 genome contains these proteins:
- a CDS encoding type II toxin-antitoxin system HicA family toxin, which translates to MPRKIREFKAQIEREGFIYLPKRGKGSHERWRHPLLGKTLTIPGKNSDDVPIYLEKQLEKLLTALEELREEEDS; encoded by the coding sequence ATGCCCAGGAAAATTCGAGAGTTCAAAGCTCAGATTGAACGTGAGGGGTTTATTTACTTGCCTAAGCGCGGCAAAGGAAGTCACGAGCGTTGGCGACATCCTTTGCTTGGAAAAACACTGACCATCCCAGGTAAAAATAGTGATGATGTCCCCATTTATCTAGAAAAGCAGCTAGAAAAGTTGCTAACGGCATTAGAAGAACTGAGGGAGGAAGAGGATTCATGA
- a CDS encoding phycobiliprotein lyase codes for MPFVPPITMMDFFRKSQGVWFTQRTVHHFNTVADQSGESKLYVNVITQDDPRVQSICEQQNIAAARARGGASFMWQAHDDDREPNPEQAAVLIDVPDDESGRSGKLLRNQGYVEKIPVASRYWFGQDGILTIDTEYESNQGQERCWFMTDDFRVRVSTVRTMNGVYLMTYCSERRCLTEANLAEMVQHNLSRDVMGESLISQ; via the coding sequence ATGCCGTTTGTACCACCGATCACGATGATGGACTTTTTCCGTAAGAGTCAAGGAGTCTGGTTTACCCAGCGTACGGTACATCACTTCAATACGGTAGCAGACCAATCGGGGGAATCAAAGCTATACGTGAATGTCATTACCCAGGATGATCCACGGGTACAGAGCATCTGTGAGCAACAAAACATCGCTGCCGCTAGGGCTAGGGGGGGAGCCAGTTTTATGTGGCAAGCCCACGACGACGATCGCGAACCTAACCCAGAACAAGCTGCCGTCTTAATTGATGTCCCTGACGATGAAAGCGGGCGATCGGGAAAATTGCTCCGAAATCAGGGTTACGTGGAAAAAATTCCTGTGGCGAGTCGCTATTGGTTTGGTCAAGATGGCATTTTAACTATTGATACGGAATATGAAAGCAACCAAGGGCAAGAGCGTTGCTGGTTTATGACTGATGATTTTCGCGTGCGTGTTAGTACCGTTAGGACGATGAACGGCGTATATTTAATGACCTATTGCTCGGAAAGACGTTGTTTAACTGAGGCGAACTTAGCTGAAATGGTACAACACAATTTATCAAGGGATGTGATGGGCGAGTCGTTAATTTCCCAATAA
- a CDS encoding sodium:proton antiporter produces the protein MEASFEITLQMAIAVFAGILAQVLAAYLRVPSIVFLLMFGILLGADGIGLLHPQVLGTGLEVIVALATAIILFEGGLNLELRDLGKVSTSLQLLVTLGTMVTLLGGSMAAHWLGEFPWAIALLYASLVVVTGPTVISPLLKQIKVDRQVATLLEGEGVLIDPVGAILAVVVLNTILNDHAAPMAAISSVLTRLGVGAVVGGGGGWLMSWICKRATVLSFELKNLVVLAGLWGLFVLAQMLRSESGLMATVVAGVVFGAASVPEERLLRRFKGQLTILSISVLFILLAADLSIASLFALGWGSVLTVLALMFIVRPINILCCTWNSDLNWRQKLFLCWVAPRGIVSASVASLFAIVLTQRGINGGEAIKALVFLTIIMTVVCQGLTAGVIAQWLQITSQEATGAVIVGCNPLSLLLARLLQERGENVVMIDTDSQASQKAEAENLRVITSSALDENVLEEAGLGGMGTFLAMTTNGEVNYVLAQRAAEEFNPPRVLAVFPRDPQANNATTKMKVSQAFLGELQIKTWNQYLNDEQVKLGMTTLKEPGFSLQKIQLQALIKTGELVPIFIEREEKLQVMPADEVWQPGDRIIYLLHDPRPNLLKRLSGSSQATRLSLEKLPEVEELPIAKSSDISLKQL, from the coding sequence ATGGAAGCATCTTTTGAAATTACCTTGCAGATGGCGATCGCCGTTTTTGCAGGGATTTTGGCTCAAGTATTGGCTGCGTACCTGCGAGTACCTAGCATCGTTTTCCTGCTGATGTTTGGTATCTTGTTAGGGGCAGACGGCATCGGTTTACTTCACCCCCAGGTATTGGGTACGGGACTAGAAGTGATCGTGGCTTTGGCGACGGCAATTATTTTGTTTGAAGGTGGACTCAACCTCGAACTCCGAGACTTAGGAAAGGTTTCTACAAGCTTGCAATTACTTGTCACCCTGGGGACGATGGTGACGTTATTAGGTGGTAGTATGGCTGCCCATTGGTTAGGGGAATTTCCCTGGGCGATCGCCCTCCTCTATGCTTCTCTGGTAGTCGTGACTGGACCAACGGTAATTAGCCCCCTATTAAAGCAAATCAAGGTAGATAGGCAAGTTGCCACCCTCCTAGAAGGGGAAGGAGTACTGATTGACCCCGTAGGAGCCATCTTGGCAGTTGTCGTTCTCAACACCATTTTAAATGACCACGCAGCCCCCATGGCGGCAATTAGCAGCGTGCTGACTCGTTTGGGGGTTGGTGCGGTTGTCGGGGGTGGGGGTGGTTGGCTCATGAGCTGGATTTGCAAACGGGCAACGGTTTTATCCTTTGAATTGAAAAATTTGGTAGTTTTGGCGGGGTTATGGGGTTTATTTGTCCTCGCACAGATGCTACGTAGTGAGTCCGGATTAATGGCAACCGTCGTTGCAGGGGTGGTATTTGGCGCTGCATCCGTACCGGAGGAGCGTTTACTGCGACGGTTTAAGGGACAACTGACAATTTTGAGTATCTCAGTACTATTTATTCTCCTGGCGGCGGATTTATCTATTGCCAGTCTGTTTGCCCTAGGGTGGGGCAGTGTATTGACGGTGTTGGCACTGATGTTTATTGTCCGTCCCATCAATATTTTGTGCTGTACCTGGAATAGTGACCTGAATTGGCGGCAAAAATTATTTCTTTGCTGGGTAGCACCACGGGGTATTGTTTCTGCTTCCGTTGCCTCTTTATTTGCGATCGTCCTCACCCAACGGGGGATTAATGGGGGGGAAGCCATTAAAGCTTTAGTTTTTCTGACAATTATTATGACCGTTGTTTGCCAAGGTTTAACTGCTGGAGTCATTGCCCAATGGTTACAAATTACATCCCAGGAAGCGACGGGAGCAGTGATTGTTGGCTGTAATCCCTTAAGTTTACTCTTGGCTCGTTTGCTGCAAGAGCGCGGTGAGAATGTAGTGATGATTGATACTGATTCCCAAGCCAGTCAAAAAGCCGAGGCTGAAAATTTGCGAGTGATTACCAGCAGTGCCTTAGATGAGAACGTCTTAGAAGAGGCAGGATTAGGCGGTATGGGAACCTTTTTAGCGATGACAACTAATGGGGAAGTCAATTATGTTTTGGCACAAAGAGCCGCAGAAGAATTTAACCCACCCCGTGTGTTAGCCGTATTTCCCCGTGACCCCCAGGCAAATAATGCAACAACGAAAATGAAAGTGAGTCAAGCTTTTCTAGGAGAGTTGCAAATTAAGACCTGGAATCAGTATTTGAATGATGAGCAGGTGAAATTGGGGATGACAACTCTCAAGGAACCGGGCTTTTCTTTGCAAAAGATTCAATTACAAGCCTTGATCAAAACAGGGGAACTAGTACCGATATTTATCGAACGAGAAGAGAAACTGCAAGTTATGCCTGCTGATGAAGTTTGGCAACCAGGCGATCGCATTATTTATCTATTACATGACCCCCGTCCCAATTTACTCAAGCGGCTTTCTGGTTCTAGTCAAGCCACCAGATTATCCCTGGAAAAACTCCCAGAAGTGGAAGAATTACCCATTGCCAAGTCTAGCGACATCTCACTTAAACAGCTTTAA
- a CDS encoding HEAT repeat domain-containing protein, whose translation MELHEIEAELHNSDFQYRLKAVSALQNYPMDVAVPLLTQHIKDPEFLVRSFVARELGRQKNSDSFAALLQIIKFDNTPNVRAEASNSLSLFGKVSASHLVQTFVRDDHWLVRRSILAALVEMDCPEEIWEVCLLGIAAEDTAVQEASVDALGWLANSRQSEIALSQLLTLKDSPFEYIRVRVAYALKNFPTPAAKEALAQLRQDSDHRVVGAAMEDLLL comes from the coding sequence ATGGAACTCCACGAAATCGAAGCCGAACTACACAACTCGGATTTTCAATACCGCCTGAAAGCAGTTTCTGCTCTCCAAAATTATCCCATGGACGTTGCTGTTCCCCTACTGACCCAGCATATCAAAGACCCAGAATTTCTTGTACGCTCCTTTGTTGCCAGGGAATTGGGTAGACAAAAAAATTCTGATTCCTTTGCGGCTTTACTACAAATCATCAAGTTTGATAACACCCCCAATGTACGGGCAGAAGCTTCCAACTCCCTATCCTTATTTGGTAAAGTTTCTGCTTCCCATCTGGTGCAGACATTTGTCAGAGATGACCATTGGTTAGTACGTCGTAGTATTCTTGCAGCTTTGGTGGAAATGGATTGCCCGGAAGAAATTTGGGAAGTTTGCCTTTTGGGAATAGCCGCAGAAGATACCGCAGTTCAGGAAGCCTCAGTAGATGCTCTGGGATGGTTAGCCAATTCCCGTCAGTCTGAAATTGCCCTGTCTCAACTTCTGACCTTAAAAGATTCCCCCTTTGAATATATCCGGGTACGAGTTGCCTATGCCCTGAAAAATTTTCCTACTCCCGCAGCCAAGGAAGCTTTAGCACAACTGAGACAGGATAGCGATCACCGTGTAGTTGGAGCCGCTATGGAAGATTTACTGCTGTAG
- a CDS encoding type II toxin-antitoxin system HicB family antitoxin, which translates to MSRYSMIVQWSDEDQLFLVTIPEFADRVIMPCTHGKTREEAIHNGEEVIEMYLEAWQSEGESIPTPSTLQIA; encoded by the coding sequence ATGAGTCGATATAGCATGATTGTTCAATGGTCTGATGAAGATCAGCTGTTCTTAGTCACGATTCCAGAGTTTGCGGATCGCGTGATTATGCCTTGCACTCATGGTAAAACTCGTGAGGAAGCAATTCATAACGGCGAAGAAGTGATCGAAATGTATTTAGAAGCTTGGCAGTCAGAAGGAGAGTCAATTCCTACTCCTAGTACACTTCAGATTGCCTGA
- a CDS encoding phycobilisome protein: protein MTKTVLSETVRELIQKARIVSFTTWQNTHPPESIQLFQAADDGGRYLSDEDLQQIQQLVPSTATVIPLTQELRDRVTEIVDEARNQVLEAFPNITQPGGGLYPAMRADACWRDFWHFLRCITYGIAGQRTDYTSSEGLHYMQLLYQELQVPLDAMVVGLEGIKTASLKRVEVGQQAQIAPYFDHLIEQLKLFK, encoded by the coding sequence GTGACCAAAACAGTCCTAAGTGAAACCGTACGAGAATTAATTCAAAAAGCGCGGATTGTCAGTTTTACTACCTGGCAAAATACCCATCCACCGGAGTCAATTCAGCTATTCCAAGCAGCAGATGATGGGGGACGTTATCTCAGTGATGAGGACTTACAGCAGATTCAGCAGCTGGTTCCCTCAACCGCAACGGTGATTCCCTTAACTCAAGAACTGCGCGATCGCGTCACTGAAATTGTGGATGAAGCGAGAAATCAGGTATTAGAAGCATTCCCCAATATCACCCAGCCCGGTGGTGGACTATACCCAGCGATGCGGGCTGATGCTTGTTGGCGTGATTTCTGGCACTTTCTACGCTGTATTACCTACGGAATTGCAGGGCAACGCACTGACTATACAAGTAGCGAGGGTTTGCATTATATGCAGCTACTGTATCAAGAGTTACAGGTTCCCTTGGATGCCATGGTTGTCGGCTTAGAAGGTATCAAGACGGCGAGTTTAAAGCGGGTGGAGGTGGGGCAACAAGCTCAGATAGCTCCCTATTTTGACCATTTAATTGAGCAGTTAAAGCTGTTTAAGTGA
- a CDS encoding pentapeptide repeat-containing protein — translation MITRETYKTPQEVLAVLKAGIALSQEDLYQFNLSGLELQGAKLSRAILIRANLHKADLSAADLSGADLRGADLSQGIFRDANFQAAYLYRADLSGADLRGAILTDSKLLGARYDSQTQFPEGFAYKSSGAIGPHANLNGAELNTANLRHADLQGASLLGAYLGGADLTLANLQGARLSQADLRAAWLPGAYLRNARLNGANLAGADLRAADMTGVEFEQLESIAGADFTQVQGLNDAARSRLLSQPAGELDTAHPITRRTTRASLER, via the coding sequence ATGATCACCAGGGAGACTTACAAAACACCCCAAGAAGTATTGGCTGTCCTGAAGGCGGGAATAGCTCTTAGTCAGGAAGATTTGTATCAATTCAACCTCAGTGGTTTGGAATTACAAGGAGCAAAGTTAAGTAGGGCAATTTTAATTCGAGCCAATCTCCACAAAGCGGATTTGAGTGCAGCCGATCTGAGTGGCGCAGATTTACGGGGAGCAGATCTCAGTCAAGGAATTTTCCGGGATGCCAACTTCCAGGCAGCTTATTTATACCGAGCCGATCTGAGTGGCGCAGATTTACGGGGTGCGATTTTGACGGACAGTAAACTCCTAGGGGCAAGGTATGATAGCCAAACCCAATTTCCTGAAGGTTTTGCCTACAAATCCTCAGGGGCGATCGGTCCCCATGCTAACTTGAATGGTGCTGAGTTAAATACAGCCAACTTGCGTCATGCTGATTTACAGGGGGCAAGCTTATTAGGGGCATATTTAGGGGGTGCTGATTTAACCCTGGCGAATCTTCAGGGGGCGCGTTTGAGTCAGGCAGACTTGCGGGCAGCTTGGTTACCAGGTGCTTATTTACGTAATGCACGGTTGAATGGGGCTAACTTAGCAGGGGCTGATTTACGAGCGGCAGATATGACTGGTGTGGAGTTTGAGCAGTTAGAAAGTATTGCCGGAGCAGATTTTACCCAGGTTCAGGGGCTAAATGATGCCGCGCGATCGCGCCTTCTGAGTCAACCTGCTGGAGAATTAGACACAGCCCATCCCATAACCCGCCGTACCACACGGGCTAGTCTGGAAAGGTAA